In Bacteroidota bacterium, a single window of DNA contains:
- the csm2 gene encoding type III-A CRISPR-associated protein Csm2, giving the protein MQYQQRPQNSPGPRPQQGGGRPERQTAEDKLSEVKKQFGENFYQLILSPKSPETYNEYIEKVKGFVEKNSNEMTTSQIRNIFSTLKRPDLTVLDVHKLRPKIAYAYGRAEKEGFKNLLLLLDDQFRQVKTDNQKTELVEFLESIIAFHRFFGRK; this is encoded by the coding sequence ATGCAATATCAACAGCGCCCGCAAAATAGTCCTGGTCCAAGGCCGCAGCAAGGAGGGGGCAGACCAGAAAGACAAACAGCAGAGGACAAGCTTTCGGAAGTTAAAAAGCAGTTTGGTGAAAATTTTTACCAACTGATTTTAAGTCCGAAAAGCCCCGAAACCTACAATGAGTATATTGAAAAGGTTAAGGGTTTTGTTGAGAAAAATTCGAATGAAATGACAACCTCTCAGATACGAAATATTTTCTCGACACTGAAACGACCCGACCTGACTGTTCTCGATGTTCACAAACTCCGGCCCAAAATTGCCTATGCCTATGGCCGGGCTGAAAAGGAGGGATTTAAAAACCTGCTTCTTTTACTGGACGATCAATTCAGACAAGTCAAAACGGACAATCAGAAAACTGAATTAGTTGAATTTCTTGAATCAATCATAGCCTTTCACCGGTTTTTTGGGAGAAAATAA
- the csm3 gene encoding type III-A CRISPR-associated RAMP protein Csm3, whose product MHKLQSKIIISGSIEAVTGLHIGGSKSAMDIGGIDLNVIKTAGGVPFIPGSSLKGKLRSILAREQGSEKVDKDNEEIKELFGYQGDRDGSNAQITRLIFRDALLDVKHFKNTPEFKELELPYSESKWENTINRKTGTAEHPRQLERVPAGARFSFEIVYNQFDDGKESIHLDMLAKAMRILEDDYLGGQGSRGYGKIRFSDVVSTKKTIRDYEENANGTPVTINFTR is encoded by the coding sequence ATGCACAAACTACAGTCAAAAATCATCATCTCCGGTTCCATCGAGGCCGTAACCGGCCTTCATATCGGCGGCTCAAAATCAGCCATGGATATTGGCGGCATTGATCTGAATGTTATCAAAACGGCCGGCGGGGTACCGTTTATTCCCGGCAGCTCCCTCAAGGGAAAACTCCGGTCCATCCTGGCCCGCGAACAAGGCTCAGAAAAAGTGGATAAGGACAATGAAGAGATCAAGGAATTATTCGGTTATCAGGGTGATCGTGACGGCTCCAATGCACAGATAACCCGTCTGATATTCAGGGATGCCCTGCTCGATGTGAAGCATTTTAAAAACACTCCTGAATTTAAAGAGCTGGAACTTCCTTACTCGGAAAGCAAGTGGGAGAATACCATTAACCGTAAGACTGGCACAGCCGAGCATCCGAGGCAGTTGGAAAGAGTGCCCGCCGGGGCCCGCTTTTCTTTCGAAATTGTGTACAACCAGTTCGATGATGGCAAAGAATCCATCCACCTGGATATGCTGGCCAAAGCCATGCGAATTCTCGAAGATGACTATCTGGGCGGACAGGGAAGCCGTGGCTATGGAAAAATCCGGTTTTCTGATGTTGTCAGCACGAAAAAGACCATTCGCGATTATGAAGAAAATGCCAACGGTACACCTGTGACCATCAATTTCACCAGATAG
- the cas10 gene encoding type III-A CRISPR-associated protein Cas10/Csm1, with amino-acid sequence MSDRNNVYFGALLHDIGKFVERGKLEEIQRAAKSYVDRGDASETYAHKRYSAWFIDEFRSYMPFLTNAVSSFALWHHRGNDPTKGDFESIDKKGVPLKLIRIADDCASAERIEDAELMPEKYHLARLQSPFRDVNIDVSVDGKISQLKPEKTRYLDFSSLSTERNAAFPDHLESAVQDEKLVPYRPLVQEFLEACRSKPTEEGLLYLMEKYLSNVPAQTPVEFNGKERLSKPDINLYDHSRVTAALAVCLYDEYLHGSWKGKDSAILSKDGYHDLPAPVTLVCGDVSGIQDFIFNIPSRLLDERGEKISTAKSLKGRSFYVQTLSDVVARFLLDGLDLKPVNLLYNGGGNFYLVIPSCKVEKLRSLIPDISRALLQDNLFIAFGFTPLSITDFIKKDGGNKITDRWKEVGESVNIAKRQRFKELSAKEIFDPLPQQDGQPVRRVDELSRNLYNAKGLSIQPLPAGTTERAGWQKTIHDLGYELIISPSDKLSPSSILLNDTRFCGPGCISRNTLAGFRFLVKDVPVWRHTPADDNGPSSMEYWKSIMEKLETDDLKSEEKPIPEQAITFHHMARFAESRTGTPKIGILKMDIDNLGSLFETGLPEELKSISRIASLSRNLRWFFEGYINTIIQEPDYRYDIYTVFSGGDDFFAVGAWDRLFSFATRIRSDFKEFTGNHPGITLSAGLLLVDDKFPVKRFAHLADEALDEAKSRQDAAGNLVKNAISVFGYTLSWDEFDEARQLKDDILNLVKQKKARSVIGKLLLFSRELEPLRRGNRKSHIPLPRLWRLAYSFRETAGKDTDSPGKKQTDQLIEKINQIVFKRLKGQDTEPMLVAVAARWAEFESRLIKNQPKEQE; translated from the coding sequence CCACCAAAGGGGACTTCGAATCCATCGATAAAAAGGGGGTCCCTCTTAAACTGATCCGGATTGCCGATGACTGTGCATCAGCAGAACGGATAGAAGATGCAGAATTAATGCCAGAAAAATATCACCTTGCCCGGCTGCAATCACCCTTCCGGGACGTGAATATTGATGTATCGGTCGACGGTAAGATCAGTCAATTGAAGCCGGAAAAAACCAGGTATCTCGATTTTTCCTCCCTGTCGACCGAACGCAACGCTGCCTTCCCCGATCACCTTGAATCGGCAGTTCAGGATGAGAAACTGGTTCCCTATCGCCCATTGGTACAAGAGTTTCTGGAAGCCTGCCGGTCAAAGCCAACAGAGGAGGGCTTACTCTATCTGATGGAGAAATACCTGTCCAATGTCCCGGCACAAACACCGGTGGAATTCAACGGCAAGGAACGCCTCTCTAAACCAGATATCAATCTGTACGACCACAGCCGCGTAACAGCTGCGTTAGCTGTTTGCCTGTATGATGAATATCTGCATGGTTCCTGGAAGGGCAAGGATTCTGCCATTCTTTCAAAGGATGGCTACCATGATCTGCCTGCACCGGTCACCCTTGTGTGTGGAGATGTATCGGGAATTCAGGATTTTATTTTCAATATCCCGTCCCGTCTTCTCGATGAACGGGGAGAAAAAATTTCCACAGCCAAATCGCTGAAAGGCCGGTCCTTTTATGTACAGACTCTTTCCGATGTGGTTGCCCGCTTTCTGCTCGATGGGTTGGATCTGAAACCAGTCAATTTGCTCTACAATGGCGGTGGTAATTTTTATCTGGTTATCCCCTCCTGCAAAGTGGAAAAACTCCGGTCCCTGATTCCGGATATTTCCCGTGCACTTCTGCAGGATAATTTATTTATTGCCTTCGGTTTTACGCCGCTCAGCATCACTGATTTTATTAAAAAGGATGGAGGAAACAAAATCACCGACCGATGGAAAGAGGTGGGCGAATCGGTTAACATTGCAAAAAGACAGCGGTTTAAAGAACTGTCTGCAAAGGAAATTTTTGACCCGCTGCCTCAGCAGGACGGACAGCCCGTTCGCCGGGTTGATGAACTGAGCCGGAATCTGTACAATGCAAAAGGACTATCTATCCAGCCACTGCCTGCCGGAACGACTGAAAGGGCGGGATGGCAGAAAACCATCCATGACCTGGGCTACGAGCTGATCATTTCTCCTTCAGACAAACTGTCACCATCCTCAATCCTGCTCAACGATACACGGTTTTGTGGGCCTGGGTGCATTTCCAGAAACACGCTGGCCGGCTTCCGGTTTCTGGTAAAGGATGTCCCGGTCTGGCGGCATACACCTGCCGACGACAACGGTCCTTCCTCAATGGAGTATTGGAAATCGATCATGGAAAAGCTGGAAACTGACGATCTGAAAAGCGAGGAAAAACCCATACCAGAGCAGGCCATTACCTTCCATCACATGGCCCGGTTCGCTGAATCCAGAACCGGAACACCCAAAATCGGAATTCTGAAAATGGACATCGACAATCTTGGAAGTCTGTTCGAAACCGGACTGCCCGAAGAGTTAAAGTCCATCTCGCGGATTGCGTCACTTTCCAGAAACCTTCGATGGTTTTTTGAGGGGTACATAAACACCATCATACAGGAACCCGATTACCGGTATGACATATACACCGTTTTTTCGGGCGGTGATGACTTTTTTGCAGTGGGTGCCTGGGACAGGCTATTCAGTTTTGCAACCCGGATCCGGTCTGATTTTAAAGAATTCACCGGCAATCACCCGGGAATTACCTTGTCGGCCGGGCTACTCCTGGTAGATGACAAATTTCCGGTTAAACGGTTTGCCCATCTGGCCGATGAGGCACTGGATGAAGCAAAGTCCAGACAAGATGCGGCAGGGAATCTGGTTAAAAATGCCATAAGCGTTTTCGGATACACCCTCTCCTGGGATGAATTCGATGAAGCGAGACAGTTGAAAGATGATATTCTCAATCTGGTGAAGCAGAAAAAAGCACGATCGGTGATCGGTAAATTGTTGCTTTTTTCCCGGGAACTTGAACCGCTTCGCCGCGGAAATCGCAAATCTCACATCCCGCTGCCGAGACTCTGGCGCCTGGCTTATTCCTTCCGGGAAACAGCCGGCAAAGACACGGACTCGCCTGGTAAAAAACAGACCGACCAACTCATCGAAAAAATCAACCAGATCGTTTTCAAACGATTAAAGGGTCAGGATACCGAACCCATGCTGGTGGCCGTGGCCGCCCGTTGGGCCGAATTTGAATCACGTCTCATTAAAAACCAACCGAAGGAGCAAGAGTAA